A window of the Branchiibius hedensis genome harbors these coding sequences:
- a CDS encoding helix-turn-helix domain-containing protein, whose product MVQTLRSDDLAAAREAWGRLLSKTHLTWDITELTPADHTPYSASVRQRHLADLVLVDCSCDPCAGVRRGPQISQTDGEYLVMLMTLRGREQVTQAGRTAQLGPGSVVMWDSAQHAEFLVQEPLIKRSLLVPKAALAEVGARGELLTGSVLDASAPAVSLLRNYLDGLSRTIDDLPLGALPAARNATIELLAAALQAPRQTWPQSTYATRSAAEAFIERNLHRGTLTPAVIADQIGVSVRSLHRAFEDSGETVSGYLRVRRLARARDDLTSGSTVSQVARRWHFSDASHFSRSFKRQYGLSPSELLPHL is encoded by the coding sequence ATGGTGCAGACCCTGCGCAGTGATGACCTGGCTGCAGCGCGCGAAGCCTGGGGTCGATTGCTGTCCAAGACCCACCTGACCTGGGACATCACCGAGCTCACGCCGGCCGACCACACGCCGTACTCCGCCTCCGTGCGCCAACGACATCTCGCCGATCTGGTCCTGGTCGATTGCTCGTGCGACCCGTGCGCCGGTGTCCGCCGCGGCCCGCAGATCAGCCAGACCGACGGCGAGTACCTGGTCATGCTGATGACGTTGCGGGGCCGCGAACAGGTCACCCAGGCCGGCCGGACCGCCCAGTTGGGTCCCGGCAGTGTCGTGATGTGGGACTCCGCGCAGCACGCCGAGTTCCTCGTTCAGGAGCCGCTGATCAAGCGCAGCTTGCTGGTGCCCAAGGCCGCCCTGGCCGAGGTCGGCGCGCGGGGCGAACTGCTCACCGGGTCCGTCCTCGACGCCTCCGCACCGGCCGTGTCCCTGCTGCGCAACTACCTCGACGGCCTGTCCCGCACCATCGACGACCTGCCGCTCGGGGCGCTGCCCGCGGCTCGTAACGCCACGATCGAACTCCTGGCCGCCGCGCTCCAGGCGCCGCGACAGACCTGGCCGCAATCGACGTACGCCACCCGATCCGCCGCCGAGGCCTTCATCGAGCGCAACCTGCACCGGGGCACCCTCACGCCCGCCGTGATCGCCGACCAGATCGGCGTGTCCGTGCGCTCGTTGCACCGTGCGTTCGAGGACTCCGGGGAGACCGTGTCTGGGTACCTTCGAGTACGCCGATTGGCCCGCGCCCGTGACGATCTCACCTCTGGCAGCACCGTCAGCCAGGTTGCTCGACGCTGGCATTTCTCCGACGCCAGTCACTTCTCCCGTTCGTTCAAGCGGCAGTACGGGCTCAGTCCCAGCGAACTGCTACCCCACCTCTGA
- a CDS encoding GNAT family N-acetyltransferase, producing the protein MSDIVIRDAQPQEFDAIGALTVAAFEAPRPEDRTPRKANPQRRRTLADAGARARDGRLLVAVDTLTDRLIGTVALVHAGTPSAQFARDGEAEIRLLAVDPEHRGRGIAYDLMQHAIAVAREQDADAVVLDTGPRNLTAQRLYTRLGFERAPERETRASVAGGMLVVFTLPLTARNTLATLTSQRN; encoded by the coding sequence TTGTCTGACATCGTGATACGCGACGCACAACCGCAGGAGTTCGACGCCATCGGCGCACTCACAGTAGCGGCGTTCGAGGCCCCGCGCCCCGAGGACCGCACACCGCGCAAGGCGAATCCGCAGCGACGGCGTACCTTGGCTGACGCGGGGGCACGGGCCCGCGACGGACGACTCCTGGTCGCCGTCGACACACTGACCGATCGACTCATCGGCACGGTCGCCCTCGTGCACGCCGGCACACCGAGCGCACAGTTCGCCCGCGATGGTGAAGCCGAGATCCGCCTGCTGGCGGTCGACCCGGAGCACAGAGGCCGCGGCATCGCCTACGACCTGATGCAGCACGCCATCGCGGTCGCCCGCGAGCAGGACGCCGACGCAGTCGTTCTCGACACCGGTCCGCGCAACCTGACCGCACAACGGCTCTACACCCGACTCGGCTTCGAGCGCGCGCCGGAGCGGGAAACCCGGGCCAGCGTCGCTGGCGGCATGCTCGTCGTCTTCACCCTGCCCCTGACCGCGCGCAACACCCTCGCGACCCTCACCAGCCAAAGGAACTGA
- a CDS encoding MFS transporter produces MSGTGSFAALAVPDYRRFWFSGLLSNTGTAMQAVAMDWYVLEISGSGTAVGWAVGLQFAPVLLFGLWGGVISDRLDRRRLLLIAQSLYAVQSVILAAAVLSGHATLSLLFVLSFSLGLVFMVENPARLSFVTDLVGPRLIPNAAGLNILSLNVARLVGAALAGLLLTWLGAGWVFAINSVSFIVMITALATIHPIASERVILPWRGAGIDGLRYVAARKDLVAVFLVYGLTATFGMNFPTTLTLFAEREFDTGSTGLGVMSAALAIGTIVGTLFAARRSQPRITMVTSGAFWFGVSLTVLAAAPTYATFLIVLLVSGFILMLLAAAVSAYVQTGVDNAVRGRVMAVYTVISMGGTPIGSPIVGWVSDRFGVRWGVALGAFVCVGIALIVTLAVRRATTPWDLVTDPAGRLSDVEGKESRCLTS; encoded by the coding sequence GTGTCTGGCACCGGCTCGTTCGCAGCGCTAGCCGTGCCCGATTACCGCCGGTTCTGGTTCAGCGGGCTGCTGTCCAACACCGGCACCGCCATGCAAGCGGTCGCCATGGACTGGTACGTCCTGGAAATCTCCGGCAGCGGCACCGCGGTCGGCTGGGCGGTCGGACTGCAGTTCGCGCCGGTGCTGCTCTTCGGCCTCTGGGGCGGGGTCATCTCCGACCGCCTCGACCGCCGCCGGCTGCTGCTCATCGCCCAATCGCTCTACGCCGTGCAGTCGGTCATCCTGGCCGCCGCGGTCCTCAGCGGCCACGCAACGCTCAGCCTGCTGTTCGTCCTGTCCTTCAGCCTCGGCCTGGTCTTCATGGTCGAGAACCCGGCCCGCCTGTCCTTCGTCACCGACCTGGTCGGGCCACGCCTGATCCCGAACGCCGCCGGCCTGAACATCCTGTCGCTCAACGTCGCCCGCCTCGTCGGCGCCGCCCTCGCCGGATTGCTGCTCACCTGGCTCGGCGCAGGCTGGGTCTTCGCGATCAACTCGGTCAGCTTCATCGTCATGATCACGGCCCTGGCCACCATCCACCCCATCGCCAGCGAACGCGTCATCCTGCCATGGCGCGGCGCCGGCATCGACGGCCTGCGCTACGTCGCCGCCCGCAAAGACCTCGTCGCCGTCTTCCTCGTCTACGGCCTCACCGCAACCTTCGGGATGAACTTCCCCACCACCCTGACTCTCTTCGCCGAGCGCGAATTCGACACGGGCTCAACCGGACTGGGCGTCATGTCGGCAGCTCTGGCGATCGGCACCATCGTCGGAACCCTCTTCGCCGCCCGCCGCAGTCAGCCACGCATCACCATGGTCACCTCGGGCGCGTTCTGGTTCGGCGTCAGCCTCACCGTCCTGGCCGCCGCCCCCACGTACGCCACCTTCTTGATCGTCCTGCTGGTCAGCGGCTTCATCCTGATGCTGCTCGCCGCGGCCGTCTCGGCGTACGTCCAAACCGGTGTCGACAACGCCGTCCGCGGCCGGGTCATGGCGGTCTACACCGTCATTTCCATGGGCGGTACGCCGATCGGCAGCCCCATCGTGGGCTGGGTCTCCGACCGTTTCGGCGTCCGCTGGGGTGTCGCTCTCGGCGCGTTCGTCTGCGTCGGCATCGCCCTGATCGTCACTCTCGCCGTACGCCGAGCCACGACTCCCTGGGACCTCGTCACCGATCCCGCCGGCCGGCTGAGTGACGTCGAAGGAAAGGAAAGTCGTTGTCTGACATCGTGA